Proteins encoded in a region of the Phoenix dactylifera cultivar Barhee BC4 chromosome 3, palm_55x_up_171113_PBpolish2nd_filt_p, whole genome shotgun sequence genome:
- the LOC103706231 gene encoding Holliday junction resolvase MOC1, chloroplastic: MASLQTQPRSLSRPALPMQTISANFQSKLRFSPAIFTSLFSPSLDSKGIHRLVPTANRSACDGSSRVRARVAAPDSQLKEDWLSSLSSPFPEEEFRRDSGSEWVVGIDPDVHGALALLKADGSAQVFDTPRLKVLVGKRVRKRLDARSIIQLLRNFDAPLGTIAFIEQSIPFPQDGKQGWWSGGFTYGLWIGILVASGFSVVPVSSRLWKDRFNLSRSTPNKDDSREAASTLFPSLSSLLKRKKDHGRAEALLIAAYGKGIRSQSEKRI; the protein is encoded by the exons ATGGCATCCCTCCAAACCCAACCACGAAGCCTCTCCCGCCCGGCCCTTCCAATGCAGACAATATCTGCCAATTTCCAATCCAAACTCCGCTTCTCTCCCGCCATCTTCACCAGTCTCTTCTCCCCTTCCCTCGATTCCAAAGGTATCCATCGGTTGGTTCCCACCGCAAATAGGTCTGCTTGTGATGGGTCTTCTAGGGTTAGGGCTAGAGTTGCGGCCCCCGATTCGCAGCTTAAGGAGGACTGGCTcagctctctctcttccccttttCCCGAGGAGGAGTTTAGGAGAGATTCGGGTTCGGAATGGGTTGTCGGGATCGATCCTGACGTTCATGGGGCTCTGGCTCTTTTAAAAGCCGACGGTTCGGCTCAG GTGTTTGATACCCCCCGCCTGAAAGTTTTGGTCGGCAAAAGAGTTAGAAAACGTTTAGATGCAAGATCAATCATTCAGTTGCTGCGCAATTTTGATGCACCACTTG GAACTATTGCATTTATAGAGCAGTCAATTCCTTTCCCGCAGGATGGAAAACAG GGGTGGTGGAGTGGAGGATTTACATATGGCTTGTGGATCGGGATCTTAGTGGCATCAGGATTTTCTGTTGTGCCTGTGTCATCTCGTCTCTGGAAGGATCGGTTTAACCTCTCTCGGTCTACCCCAAATAAG gATGATAGCAGAGAAGCTGCATCTACCTTATTTCCATCTTTGAGTTCTCTActaaagaggaagaaggatcATG GCCGGGCTGAGGCCCTTCTAATTGCTGCATATGGAAAGGGCATTAGAAGTCAGTCTgaaaaaagaatataa
- the LOC120110259 gene encoding calcium/calmodulin-dependent serine/threonine-protein kinase 1-like isoform X2, whose protein sequence is MGLCLGKPIQDPQIQEEGPVIPSNEDPLPNPGTPKPPKFPFLSPSPLPSSYKSSPANSSVSSTPLRFFKRAFPPPSPAKHIKALLARRHGSAKPNEATIPEGSEAELGLDKSFGFSKQFFLKYELGEEVGRGHFGYTCSARVKKGELKGQEVAVKVIPKTKMTTDIAIEDVRREVRILRSLTGHQNLVQFYDAYEDEDNVYIAMELCRGGELLDRILSRGGKYSEQDAKVVMVQILSAVAFCHLQGVVHRDLKPENFLFTSKDDKSPLKAIDFGLSDFVKPDERLNDIVGSAYYVAPEVLHRSYGTEADMWSIGVIAYILLCGSRPFWARTESGIFRAVLKAEPNFEEAPWPSLSAEAKDFVKMLLNKDYRKRITASQALGHPWLQHSQGIKIPMDIIVYRLTKAYICSSSLRKSALRALAKTLTVDQLYYLHEQFTWLGPNKNGCISLQNFKMALMKNSTEAIKDSRVLDFANTVSSLQYRKLDFEEFAAASISVHQLEGLDSWERHALQAYEFFEKDGNRSIVIEELASELGLSPSVPVHVVLQGWIRHSDGKLSLMGFIKLLHGPSSRAIPKV, encoded by the exons ATGGGACTCTGCCTCGGGAAACCAATCCAAGACCCCCAAATTCAAGAAGAAGGCCCTGTGATTCCCAGCAATGAGGATCCTCTGCCGAATCCCGGAACCCCGAAACCCCCAAAGTTCCCTTTCCTGAGCCCAAGCCCTTTGCCGAGCTCTTACAAGAGCTCACCGGCCAATTCCAGCGTGAGCTCCACCCCTCTGCGGTTCTTCAAGCGAGCATTCCCTCCTCCGTCTCCGGCGAAGCACATCAAGGCTTTGCTTGCTCGCCGCCATGGTTCGGCGAAGCCGAACGAGGCAACGATCCCTGAGGGAAGTGAAGCTGAATTGGGATTGGATAAGAGCTTTGGGTTTTCAAAGCAGTTCTTTTTGAAGTATGAGCTTGGTGAGGAGGTCGGGCGCGGGCATTTTGGGTATACTTGCTCGGCGAGGGTGAAGAAGGGGGAGTTGAAGGGCCAGGAGGTGGCAGTTAAGGTTATCCCAAAAACAAAG ATGACAACAGATATTGCTATTGAAGATGTGAGAAGAGAAGTGAGAATATTGAGATCTCTTACAGGACATCAGAATCTTGTGCAATTTTATGATGCTTATGAGGATGAGGACAACGTGTATATAGCGATGGA GTTATGCAGAGGAGGTGAACTATTAGATAGGATACTTTCAAG gGGTGGAAAGTACTCAGAACAAGATGCTAAGGTTGTCATGGTCCAGATTTTAAGTGCTGTTGCTTTCTGTCATCTCCAAGGTGTTGTACATCGTGATCTCAAGCCAGAG AACTTTCTTTTTACTTCCAAGGATGACAAGTCTCCCCTGAAGGCTATAGACTTTGGTTTGTCAGACTTTGTGAAGCCAG ATGAAAGGCTTAATGACATTGTTGGAAGTGCATATTATGTTGCTCCTGAAGTTCTTCATAGATCTTATGGTACTGAGGCAGATATGTGGAGCATTGGTGTTATTGCCTATATTCTTCTATGTGGAAGTCGCCCATTCTGGGCCAGAACTGAATCAGGTATCTTTCGAGCTGTCCTGAAGGCAGAGCCAAATTTTGAGGAGGCTCCTTGGCCTTCGTTGTCTGCTGAGGCTAAAGACTTCGTCAAAATGTTACTGAATAAAGATTATCGTAAGAGAATTACTGCTTCACAAGCTCTTG GTCATCCTTGGCTTCAACATTCACAGGGTATTAAAATTCCTATGGATATTATAGTTTACAGGCTTACAAAAGCTTATATATGTTCGTCATCTTTGAGGAAATCAGCTTTGAGG GCCCTTGCCAAGACCTTGACAGTGGATCAGCTCTATTATCTGCATGAGCAATTCACATGGTTAGGGCCAAACAAGAATGGCTGCATCTCCTTACAAAACTTCAAGATG GCCTTGATGAAGAACTCGACCGAGGCAATAAAGGACTCGAGGGTTCTTGATTTCGCAAACACG GTAAGTTCTCTTCAGTACCGAAAACTAGATTTTGAAGAATTCGCTGCTGCTTCTATAAGCGTGCATCAGCTGGAAGGACTAGATAGTTGGGAGCGACATGCACTTCAAGCATATGAGTTCTTTGAGAAGGATGGGAACCGCTCCATAGTGATTGAGGAACTTGCATCG GAACTTGGGCTCAGCCCCTCAGTCCCAGTCCATGTTGTTCTCCAAGGCTGGATAAGGCATTCTGATGGGAAACTTAGTTTAATGGGATTCATCAAACTTCTACATGGGCCATCCTCACGCGCAATTCCAAAGGTTTAA
- the LOC120110259 gene encoding CDPK-related kinase 7-like isoform X1 has protein sequence MGLCLGKPIQDPQIQEEGPVIPSNEDPLPNPGTPKPPKFPFLSPSPLPSSYKSSPANSSVSSTPLRFFKRAFPPPSPAKHIKALLARRHGSAKPNEATIPEGSEAELGLDKSFGFSKQFFLKYELGEEVGRGHFGYTCSARVKKGELKGQEVAVKVIPKTKTILWQMTTDIAIEDVRREVRILRSLTGHQNLVQFYDAYEDEDNVYIAMELCRGGELLDRILSRGGKYSEQDAKVVMVQILSAVAFCHLQGVVHRDLKPENFLFTSKDDKSPLKAIDFGLSDFVKPDERLNDIVGSAYYVAPEVLHRSYGTEADMWSIGVIAYILLCGSRPFWARTESGIFRAVLKAEPNFEEAPWPSLSAEAKDFVKMLLNKDYRKRITASQALGHPWLQHSQGIKIPMDIIVYRLTKAYICSSSLRKSALRALAKTLTVDQLYYLHEQFTWLGPNKNGCISLQNFKMALMKNSTEAIKDSRVLDFANTVSSLQYRKLDFEEFAAASISVHQLEGLDSWERHALQAYEFFEKDGNRSIVIEELASELGLSPSVPVHVVLQGWIRHSDGKLSLMGFIKLLHGPSSRAIPKV, from the exons ATGGGACTCTGCCTCGGGAAACCAATCCAAGACCCCCAAATTCAAGAAGAAGGCCCTGTGATTCCCAGCAATGAGGATCCTCTGCCGAATCCCGGAACCCCGAAACCCCCAAAGTTCCCTTTCCTGAGCCCAAGCCCTTTGCCGAGCTCTTACAAGAGCTCACCGGCCAATTCCAGCGTGAGCTCCACCCCTCTGCGGTTCTTCAAGCGAGCATTCCCTCCTCCGTCTCCGGCGAAGCACATCAAGGCTTTGCTTGCTCGCCGCCATGGTTCGGCGAAGCCGAACGAGGCAACGATCCCTGAGGGAAGTGAAGCTGAATTGGGATTGGATAAGAGCTTTGGGTTTTCAAAGCAGTTCTTTTTGAAGTATGAGCTTGGTGAGGAGGTCGGGCGCGGGCATTTTGGGTATACTTGCTCGGCGAGGGTGAAGAAGGGGGAGTTGAAGGGCCAGGAGGTGGCAGTTAAGGTTATCCCAAAAACAAAG ACTATATTATGGCAGATGACAACAGATATTGCTATTGAAGATGTGAGAAGAGAAGTGAGAATATTGAGATCTCTTACAGGACATCAGAATCTTGTGCAATTTTATGATGCTTATGAGGATGAGGACAACGTGTATATAGCGATGGA GTTATGCAGAGGAGGTGAACTATTAGATAGGATACTTTCAAG gGGTGGAAAGTACTCAGAACAAGATGCTAAGGTTGTCATGGTCCAGATTTTAAGTGCTGTTGCTTTCTGTCATCTCCAAGGTGTTGTACATCGTGATCTCAAGCCAGAG AACTTTCTTTTTACTTCCAAGGATGACAAGTCTCCCCTGAAGGCTATAGACTTTGGTTTGTCAGACTTTGTGAAGCCAG ATGAAAGGCTTAATGACATTGTTGGAAGTGCATATTATGTTGCTCCTGAAGTTCTTCATAGATCTTATGGTACTGAGGCAGATATGTGGAGCATTGGTGTTATTGCCTATATTCTTCTATGTGGAAGTCGCCCATTCTGGGCCAGAACTGAATCAGGTATCTTTCGAGCTGTCCTGAAGGCAGAGCCAAATTTTGAGGAGGCTCCTTGGCCTTCGTTGTCTGCTGAGGCTAAAGACTTCGTCAAAATGTTACTGAATAAAGATTATCGTAAGAGAATTACTGCTTCACAAGCTCTTG GTCATCCTTGGCTTCAACATTCACAGGGTATTAAAATTCCTATGGATATTATAGTTTACAGGCTTACAAAAGCTTATATATGTTCGTCATCTTTGAGGAAATCAGCTTTGAGG GCCCTTGCCAAGACCTTGACAGTGGATCAGCTCTATTATCTGCATGAGCAATTCACATGGTTAGGGCCAAACAAGAATGGCTGCATCTCCTTACAAAACTTCAAGATG GCCTTGATGAAGAACTCGACCGAGGCAATAAAGGACTCGAGGGTTCTTGATTTCGCAAACACG GTAAGTTCTCTTCAGTACCGAAAACTAGATTTTGAAGAATTCGCTGCTGCTTCTATAAGCGTGCATCAGCTGGAAGGACTAGATAGTTGGGAGCGACATGCACTTCAAGCATATGAGTTCTTTGAGAAGGATGGGAACCGCTCCATAGTGATTGAGGAACTTGCATCG GAACTTGGGCTCAGCCCCTCAGTCCCAGTCCATGTTGTTCTCCAAGGCTGGATAAGGCATTCTGATGGGAAACTTAGTTTAATGGGATTCATCAAACTTCTACATGGGCCATCCTCACGCGCAATTCCAAAGGTTTAA
- the LOC120110085 gene encoding uncharacterized protein LOC120110085: MEASMAEYIIQQYIATSGGEQALNSVSSMYTMGKVRMTATEFRAGNGNNASHANKKASKGGGGGEMGGFVLWQKKPDLWCLELVVAGCKISAGSDGKVAWRQTAWLRLCASANPSGKLATGFSRDSADCRHN, from the exons ATG GAAGCATCAATGGCAGAATACATAATACAACAATACATCGCGACGTCAGGCGGCGAGCAAGCATTAAACTCGGTGAGTAGTATGTACACCATGGGGAAGGTAAGGATGACGGCGACGGAATTCCGAGCAGGCAATGGCAATAACGCCAGCCATGCCAACAAGAAGGCGAGCAAGGGTGGTGGTGGAGGGGAGATGGGAGGGTTCGTGCTGTGGCAGAAGAAGCCGGACTTGTGGTGTCTTGAACTGGTGGTGGCCGGATGCAAGATCAGCGCTGGGAGTGACGGCAAGGTGGCATGGAGGCAGACAGCATGGCTTCGCCTCTGTGCCTCTGCAAATCCCTCGGGCAAGTTGGCAACTGGGTTTAGCCGCGATTCGGCAGACTGCAGACACAACTGA